From the genome of Danio aesculapii chromosome 16, fDanAes4.1, whole genome shotgun sequence, one region includes:
- the LOC130243853 gene encoding hepatic and glial cell adhesion molecule-like — translation MNSNYGNCIDGPYVFDSKANNNQNNIQYIGDKTSDCSLLISDINVAHSGEYKFRIVASDDRWTGYPGVHVSVHDLKVSMSRSRINGSTITGDSVNLSCSLDCPDDLSEVQWFKNGELMKQTNPILIFNSIIAEDSGNYSCSLRNFTNTLSKEFSIYIEDVSESSSLLIIVLPLVSIVFIIALFLSMLILRGKANILENPKEEEEGIPDSDYTTLQITAETQASAVYSTIH, via the exons ATGAACTCAAACTATGGCAACTGTATAGATGGGCCGTATGTTTTCGATAGCAAAGCCAACAATAATCAAAACAACATTCAATACATTGGTGATAAAACTTCAGACTGTTCTCTTTTGATCAGCGATATAAATGTGGCACATTCTGGAGAGTATAAATTCAGAATCGTAGCAAGTGATGATCGGTGGACTGGATATCCTGGGGTGCACGTTTCAGTACATG ATTTAAAAGTCTCCATGTCCAGGTCAAGAATAAATGGAAGCACAATAACTGGAGACTCTGTGAATTTGTCTTGTTCACTGGACTGTCCTGATGATTTATCAGAGGTTCAGTGGTTTAAGAACGGTGAACTGATGAAACAGACAAACCCAATCCTCATCTTCAACAGCATCATTGCTGAAGACTCTGGAAATTACTCTTGTTCTTTGAGGAACTTTACAAACACTTTATCTAAGGAATTTAGCATTTACATTGAAG ATGTTTCTGAGTCCTCATCTCTTCTGATCATTGTACTGCCTTTAGTCTCAATTGTGTTCATCATTGCATTGTTTTTATCGATGCTTATATTAAG AGGGAAAGCAAACATTCTAGAAAACCCAAAGGAAGAAGAAGAGGGAATTCCTGATTCTGATTACACCACTCTGCaaataact GCTGAAACTCAAGCATCAGCTGTTTACTCTACGATACACTGA